One part of the uncultured Bacteroides sp. genome encodes these proteins:
- a CDS encoding winged helix DNA-binding protein: protein MIKVICQLRDINIAMNDLEMQLNDKYGVGLNEAMALCCLSEGRLSASEIAEKTGMTSSHCSKVIRSVEQKMFIERSLGENDKRQMYFNLNKEGKKVLSQIKCKGLVLPEILQPVLGHCDEE, encoded by the coding sequence ATGATAAAAGTAATCTGTCAGCTGAGAGACATTAATATTGCCATGAATGATCTTGAAATGCAGCTGAATGATAAATATGGCGTTGGTTTAAATGAAGCAATGGCTCTGTGTTGCCTTTCGGAAGGTCGTTTGTCGGCATCCGAAATTGCTGAAAAGACCGGGATGACATCATCTCACTGTTCTAAAGTGATAAGATCTGTTGAACAGAAGATGTTTATTGAACGTAGTCTGGGAGAAAATGATAAGCGACAAATGTACTTTAATCTGAATAAAGAGGGAAAGAAGGTTTTGTCGCAGATAAAATGTAAGGGTCTTGTTTTACCAGAAATATTGCAACCTGTCCTTGGACATTGTGATGAGGAATAG
- a CDS encoding FAD-dependent oxidoreductase, with product MSKEKYIIIGGVAGGATTAARIRRINEDVEIILFEKGDYISYANCGLPYYIGGVISEREKLFLQTPESFGLRFNIDVRVHSEVINIDRNSKEVIVRSQSGEEYKEKYDKLLLSPGAAPVRPSFPGIDLDGIFTLRNVNDTDSIKNYMDTHSVKKAVVVGAGFIGLEMAENLQHAGAEVSIIEMLNQVMPPIDYSMASLVHQHLQDKGVNLYLEHAVSAFTKKGNSIEVVFKNGKCIMADLVILSIGVRPETTLAKQAGLKIGERGGIAVNDYLQTSDENIYAVGDAIEYKHPITGKPWLNYLAGPANRQARICADNMLLGNKIKYEGAIGTAIAKVFDLTVASTGMAAKQLKKEEIPYISSVTHSGSHAGYYPNALQMSIKITFSPENGKLFGAQIVGYDGVDKRLDQIALLIKQQGTIYDLIQLEHAYAPPFSSAKDPIAIAGYVAENILLKRMNIITWRQLQQAQDGIILDVRTPDEFSLGAIPGAVNIPIDGIRDHLSEIPQDKNIYIYCAVGLRGYLASRVLMQHGFNNVFNLSGGYKLYQAATTPVALNDKDMIACSLGLGDGNANKMEIETIKIDACGLQCPGPIMKLKKSIEGINIGERLEVVSTDPAFRRDSQAWCNMTGHKMISQSADSGKYVSVIEKVEKKKVSNEISEVSVENNNKGKTFIMFSDDLDKALATFVLANGAAATGEKVTIFFTFWGLNAIKRTNKPKVQKDIFGKMFSMMLPSDTMALKLSKMHMMGIGSKMMRFIMKKKGIDSLESLRQQAIDSGVEFIACQMSMDVMGVKEEELLDNVTIGGVATYMERADKSNINLFI from the coding sequence ATGAGTAAAGAAAAGTACATTATTATTGGAGGAGTAGCTGGAGGTGCAACAACAGCTGCCAGAATCAGACGAATAAATGAGGATGTTGAGATTATCTTGTTCGAAAAGGGAGATTATATCTCTTATGCTAATTGCGGTCTACCTTATTATATAGGTGGAGTTATAAGCGAACGTGAAAAGTTGTTTTTGCAAACTCCGGAATCGTTTGGCTTACGTTTCAATATAGATGTAAGAGTTCATTCGGAAGTAATCAATATCGATCGCAATAGCAAAGAAGTTATTGTCCGTTCTCAAAGCGGAGAAGAATATAAAGAGAAATACGATAAGCTTTTGTTATCTCCGGGAGCTGCACCTGTTCGTCCTTCTTTTCCTGGAATTGATTTAGATGGCATTTTTACTTTACGAAATGTAAATGATACAGATTCCATTAAAAACTATATGGATACCCATTCGGTGAAAAAGGCTGTTGTAGTTGGAGCTGGATTTATTGGACTTGAAATGGCCGAGAATCTTCAGCATGCCGGAGCAGAAGTTTCTATCATTGAAATGCTGAATCAGGTAATGCCACCAATTGATTATTCTATGGCTTCACTTGTACACCAACACTTGCAGGATAAAGGAGTGAATCTATATCTGGAACATGCTGTTAGTGCGTTTACAAAAAAAGGAAATTCCATTGAAGTGGTATTTAAAAACGGCAAATGTATAATGGCCGACCTGGTAATTCTTTCCATTGGTGTACGTCCCGAAACTACATTGGCAAAACAAGCCGGACTGAAAATAGGAGAGAGGGGAGGCATTGCGGTAAATGATTACTTGCAGACTTCTGACGAAAATATTTATGCTGTTGGTGATGCTATTGAGTATAAGCATCCAATAACCGGAAAACCATGGCTCAATTATCTGGCTGGTCCGGCCAACAGACAAGCACGTATATGTGCGGACAATATGTTACTTGGTAACAAAATAAAATATGAGGGAGCTATAGGAACTGCAATAGCAAAAGTATTCGATCTTACAGTTGCTTCTACAGGAATGGCTGCAAAGCAATTAAAGAAAGAAGAAATCCCTTATATATCTTCAGTAACTCATTCGGGTTCTCATGCCGGTTACTATCCTAATGCTCTGCAAATGAGTATTAAAATAACCTTTAGTCCGGAGAACGGAAAACTTTTTGGTGCTCAGATTGTGGGATACGATGGTGTTGATAAACGACTCGACCAGATAGCACTGCTGATTAAACAACAAGGTACGATTTATGATTTGATTCAACTGGAACATGCGTATGCTCCTCCTTTCTCGTCAGCAAAAGATCCTATTGCCATTGCAGGATATGTGGCAGAGAACATTCTGCTGAAAAGAATGAATATAATTACCTGGAGACAACTGCAACAAGCTCAGGATGGCATAATTCTGGATGTGCGTACTCCAGATGAATTCTCACTGGGAGCAATTCCGGGTGCAGTAAATATTCCAATAGATGGAATTAGAGATCATTTGAGCGAAATTCCTCAGGATAAAAACATTTATATCTATTGCGCAGTAGGACTGAGAGGTTATCTTGCTTCAAGAGTGCTGATGCAGCATGGATTTAACAATGTATTTAATTTGTCGGGAGGATATAAACTATATCAGGCAGCAACAACTCCAGTAGCTCTTAATGATAAAGACATGATTGCCTGCTCTTTAGGCTTAGGAGATGGCAATGCTAATAAAATGGAAATAGAGACAATCAAGATAGATGCTTGTGGATTGCAATGCCCTGGTCCAATAATGAAATTGAAAAAGAGTATAGAAGGTATTAATATTGGCGAACGTCTCGAAGTAGTCTCAACTGATCCGGCTTTTCGTCGTGATTCTCAGGCATGGTGTAATATGACAGGACATAAAATGATCTCACAATCAGCCGATTCAGGTAAGTATGTTTCAGTTATTGAAAAAGTGGAAAAGAAGAAAGTTTCTAATGAAATTAGCGAAGTATCAGTCGAAAATAACAATAAGGGGAAAACTTTTATCATGTTTAGTGATGATTTAGACAAAGCTTTGGCTACTTTTGTACTCGCAAATGGAGCAGCTGCTACAGGAGAGAAGGTAACTATCTTCTTTACGTTCTGGGGATTGAATGCGATTAAGAGAACAAATAAACCAAAAGTTCAGAAAGATATTTTTGGAAAAATGTTTTCGATGATGCTTCCTTCGGATACTATGGCACTGAAACTTTCTAAGATGCACATGATGGGAATTGGCAGCAAAATGATGCGGTTTATCATGAAAAAGAAAGGCATCGATTCTTTGGAATCATTACGTCAGCAAGCTATTGATAGCGGAGTAGAATTTATTGCTTGTCAGATGTCAATGGATGTAATGGGAGTGAAAGAAGAAGAACTGCTCGATAATGTTACAATTGGAGGAGTGGCTACATATATGGAACGAGCAGACAAATCCAATATCAACCTGTTTATTTGA